A DNA window from Streptococcus parapneumoniae contains the following coding sequences:
- a CDS encoding sulfite exporter TauE/SafE family protein produces the protein MVEIIYFLIIIIASGLGSISGMGGGIIIKPLMDSFGYHSVSDIAFYSSFSVFIMAIISTIKRFSQSKEIKWRLIFTVSFSSVLGGFLGHLIFQVLLSQLSVRLVSIVQMILLFVMLLVSFVLADFKKTYQFDKIGFYMICGLLLGLISSFLGIGGGPLNVSLLMVFFSISIKEATMYSLAIIFFSQLSHLATIVVVTGLNQYHLAPVPVIFLASICGGVLGTVVSKVLPENWVRYCFKGMLFFVMGMTLYNLFHIL, from the coding sequence GTGGTTGAGATTATTTATTTTCTAATCATTATAATAGCTAGTGGATTGGGTTCTATATCAGGCATGGGTGGTGGAATTATAATTAAGCCACTTATGGATAGTTTTGGATACCATTCGGTCAGTGATATTGCTTTTTATTCTAGTTTCTCTGTTTTTATAATGGCGATTATTTCAACAATCAAAAGATTTTCACAAAGTAAAGAGATAAAATGGAGATTGATTTTTACGGTATCCTTTTCTTCTGTTTTAGGAGGATTTCTAGGTCATCTTATTTTTCAAGTTTTGTTATCTCAATTATCAGTACGGCTAGTATCCATTGTTCAAATGATTTTACTATTTGTGATGCTACTTGTATCATTTGTTTTAGCAGATTTTAAAAAAACTTATCAATTTGATAAGATAGGATTCTATATGATTTGTGGTCTTCTATTGGGCTTGATTTCTAGTTTTTTAGGGATTGGTGGTGGTCCGCTCAATGTATCTTTATTGATGGTGTTTTTTTCTATTTCGATAAAAGAAGCAACGATGTATTCTCTTGCAATTATTTTCTTTTCCCAGCTGTCTCATTTGGCTACAATTGTTGTGGTTACAGGTTTAAATCAGTATCATTTAGCACCTGTTCCAGTTATTTTTCTTGCTTCTATATGCGGAGGGGTATTGGGGACGGTTGTATCAAAAGTCTTACCTGAAAATTGGGTAAGATACTGTTTTAAAGGGATGTTATTCTTTGTCATGGGAATGACTTTATATAATTTATTTCATATTTTGTAA
- a CDS encoding IS30 family transposase, whose protein sequence is MAESIQGWLAQFLVNLFKSITFDCGKEFSKWKDISNQHDSESFFANLGCPRQRCLNEHSNRLLRCHDLPKQTDFNEVSQEF, encoded by the coding sequence GTGGCAGAATCCATCCAAGGGTGGCTAGCACAATTTCTAGTGAACCTCTTTAAATCTATTACATTTGACTGTGGAAAAGAGTTTTCAAAATGGAAAGATATTTCCAATCAGCACGATAGTGAGAGCTTTTTTGCGAATCTAGGATGTCCAAGACAGCGGTGTCTCAACGAACATTCAAATAGACTTTTAAGGTGTCATGACTTGCCAAAGCAGACAGACTTCAACGAAGTCAGTCAAGAATTTTAG
- a CDS encoding LacI family DNA-binding transcriptional regulator, with product MVEQRKSITMKDVALEAGVSVGTVSRVINKEKGIKEITLKKVEQAIKTLNYIPDYYARGMKKNRTETIAIIVPSIWHPFFSEFAMHVENEVYKRNNKLLLCSINGTNREQDYLEMLRHNKVDGVVAITYSPIEHYLSSGIPFVSIDRTYSDIAIPCVSSDNDAGGREAAKQLISKGCQHLAFVGGHNTTINETKRRRISFEKYVQEHKIPLSIFDLDETVTDYHGKLESFLEENSSIDGIFTINDFTALDVIDILEKNGKHIPHDVQIIGYDGIKMAGDRDYLLSTIEQPLEEMAKEAVRILFDILDGKTVNLQTILPVKFVEGKTTKNENKS from the coding sequence ATGGTAGAACAAAGAAAATCAATTACCATGAAAGATGTTGCTTTAGAAGCAGGAGTTAGTGTTGGAACAGTTTCACGTGTGATTAATAAAGAAAAAGGTATTAAAGAAATAACTTTGAAAAAAGTGGAACAAGCAATTAAAACCTTGAATTACATTCCAGATTACTACGCTAGAGGAATGAAAAAAAATCGAACAGAAACGATTGCAATCATTGTACCAAGTATCTGGCATCCCTTCTTTTCAGAATTTGCTATGCATGTGGAAAATGAAGTCTATAAGAGGAATAATAAATTACTCTTATGTTCTATAAATGGTACAAATAGAGAGCAAGACTATCTGGAGATGTTGCGTCATAATAAAGTTGATGGAGTGGTTGCTATTACCTATAGTCCAATTGAACATTACCTGTCGTCAGGAATTCCCTTTGTCAGTATTGACCGTACATACTCAGATATTGCCATTCCTTGTGTTTCATCAGATAATGATGCAGGTGGAAGAGAAGCAGCTAAACAACTAATTAGTAAAGGATGTCAGCATTTAGCCTTTGTGGGCGGACATAATACAACCATTAATGAAACCAAACGTCGTAGAATTTCCTTTGAAAAGTATGTCCAAGAGCATAAAATACCTCTTAGTATTTTTGATTTGGATGAGACAGTTACTGACTATCATGGGAAGCTAGAGAGTTTCTTGGAAGAAAATTCTTCTATAGATGGAATTTTTACAATTAACGACTTTACAGCTTTAGATGTTATTGATATACTAGAAAAAAATGGCAAACATATTCCTCATGATGTCCAAATTATTGGATACGATGGAATTAAAATGGCTGGAGATAGAGATTATCTACTTTCAACAATTGAGCAACCCCTGGAAGAAATGGCCAAAGAAGCGGTTCGGATTTTGTTTGATATTCTTGATGGAAAGACTGTTAATTTGCAGACAATCCTACCAGTAAAATTTGTTGAAGGAAAAACAACAAAAAATGAAAATAAGTCTTGA
- a CDS encoding ABC transporter permease, with the protein MNSKAKQVSLWERIKKQKLLLLMTVPGLVLTFIFKYIPMYGVLIAFKDYNPLKGILGSDWIGFSEFTKFISSPNFGILLANTLKLSIYGLLLGFLPPIILAIMLNQLLSEKVKKRIQLILYAPNFISVVVIVGMIFLFFSVGGPINNFLSMFGMKADFLTNPDFFRPLYIFSGIWQGMGWASTLYTATLVNVDPALVEAARLDGANIFQRIWHIDIPALKPIMVIQFVLAAGGIMNVGYEKAFLMQTSLNLPTSEIISTYVYKVGLVSGDYSYSTAVGLFNAVINVVLLVAVNQIVKRMNNGEGI; encoded by the coding sequence ATGAATAGCAAAGCGAAGCAAGTTTCTCTTTGGGAAAGAATCAAGAAACAAAAACTCTTGTTATTGATGACTGTCCCTGGTTTAGTTTTAACATTTATCTTTAAATACATCCCTATGTATGGGGTTTTAATCGCATTTAAAGATTATAATCCCTTAAAAGGAATTTTAGGGAGTGATTGGATTGGTTTTTCTGAGTTTACAAAATTCATATCCTCTCCCAACTTTGGTATCTTGTTAGCCAATACTTTAAAATTAAGTATCTATGGTTTATTGCTTGGCTTTTTACCACCAATCATTCTTGCTATTATGCTCAATCAACTCTTGAGTGAAAAAGTTAAAAAACGAATTCAGCTCATTTTATACGCACCAAACTTTATCTCAGTCGTTGTTATCGTTGGTATGATTTTCCTTTTCTTTTCAGTGGGAGGACCAATTAACAATTTTCTCTCTATGTTTGGAATGAAGGCTGACTTCTTGACAAATCCAGACTTCTTTAGACCTTTATACATCTTTAGTGGTATCTGGCAAGGAATGGGGTGGGCTTCAACGCTCTACACGGCAACGTTGGTAAATGTAGATCCAGCCTTAGTAGAAGCAGCACGACTGGATGGAGCCAATATCTTCCAACGAATCTGGCACATTGATATTCCAGCTCTTAAGCCTATTATGGTTATCCAATTTGTTTTAGCTGCAGGTGGAATCATGAATGTCGGATATGAAAAAGCATTCCTGATGCAGACATCGTTGAACTTGCCAACTTCTGAAATTATCTCTACATATGTCTATAAAGTTGGTCTTGTATCAGGAGACTATTCTTACTCAACAGCGGTGGGTTTGTTTAATGCAGTGATTAACGTAGTATTGCTAGTCGCGGTTAACCAAATCGTTAAACGCATGAATAATGGTGAAGGAATTTAA
- a CDS encoding carbohydrate ABC transporter permease — MKNSIMDTKFDRRILLLNKIIIVFIVLMTLLPLLYIVVASFMDPKVLVSRGISFNPADWTVEGYQRVFSDQSILRGFINSLLYSFGFAALTVLLSVFTAYPLSKKDLVGRRWINYFLIVTMFFGGGLVPTYLLVKDLGMLNTPWAIIVPGAVNVWNIILARAYFQGLPEELVEAAVIDGANDLQIFFKIMLPLAKPIMFVLFLYAFVGQWNSYFDAMIYIKDPNLEPLQLVLRKILIQSQPGQDMIGAQAAMNEMKRLAELIKYATIVISSLPLIVMYPFFQKYFDKGIMAGSLKG, encoded by the coding sequence ATGAAAAATTCGATTATGGATACAAAATTTGATAGACGTATCTTACTCTTAAATAAAATCATTATTGTCTTTATCGTTTTGATGACTTTGCTTCCTTTACTTTATATCGTCGTAGCATCCTTTATGGATCCTAAGGTTCTGGTTAGTAGAGGGATTAGCTTTAATCCAGCCGATTGGACGGTAGAAGGTTACCAGCGTGTATTCAGTGACCAATCTATTCTAAGAGGTTTTATCAATTCTCTACTATACTCTTTTGGCTTTGCGGCTTTAACAGTCTTGCTATCTGTGTTTACAGCTTATCCTCTTTCTAAGAAAGACTTGGTTGGACGTCGTTGGATTAATTATTTCTTGATTGTAACCATGTTCTTTGGTGGTGGTTTAGTTCCAACTTACTTACTAGTAAAAGATTTGGGCATGCTTAATACTCCATGGGCTATCATCGTTCCCGGTGCTGTCAATGTTTGGAATATTATTCTTGCTAGGGCCTATTTCCAAGGATTGCCTGAAGAGTTAGTTGAAGCTGCTGTCATTGATGGTGCAAATGATTTACAGATTTTCTTCAAAATCATGCTTCCTCTTGCAAAACCAATTATGTTTGTTCTCTTCCTCTATGCTTTTGTAGGACAGTGGAACTCATACTTTGATGCAATGATTTATATCAAGGATCCAAACTTGGAACCATTGCAACTTGTACTTCGTAAAATTCTCATTCAGAGCCAACCAGGTCAAGACATGATTGGAGCACAAGCGGCTATGAATGAAATGAAACGTTTAGCTGAATTGATTAAATACGCAACTATTGTCATTTCCAGCTTGCCATTGATTGTTATGTATCCATTCTTCCAAAAATACTTTGATAAAGGAATTATGGCTGGTTCACTTAAAGGATAA